In Montipora capricornis isolate CH-2021 chromosome 4, ASM3666992v2, whole genome shotgun sequence, a single genomic region encodes these proteins:
- the LOC138046609 gene encoding uncharacterized protein → MTEGNKSQSPHCVKHCNISVLCMGKARAPRWLKARWPKARRCKKGKTQGNGTRRSPKGTVSKICVTPQGKTSAREVLVSKFCNMLEGNTITRKKWVSFMRNMMDTLIRSSDKDEPDIERQKNAMMTSDLCENFVAAACLNESMPFDNQTSELDLNVTRIFREEMFGFEFNGGDWITISVDDTDETNGSVVMGVRYKKLHRLFTTANNTNKNRTINTNIMSASLFPPSKAGLLKNVTLVFKSLKEQVIPAKSIIFPLMLR, encoded by the exons ATGACAGAGGGAAATAAATCCCAATCCCCTCACTGCGTCAAACACTGCAATATATCTGTTCTGTGTATGGGTAAAGCCAGAGCACCAAGATGGCTAAAAGCAAGATGGCCCAAAGCAAGACGGTGCAAAAAAG gaaaaactcAAGGAAATGGGACAAGAAGAAGCCCCAAG ggAACTGTCTCGAAAATTTGCGTAACTCCCCAAGGAAAAACATCTGCGAGAGAG gtACTTGTCTCGAAGTTTTGCAACATGCTCGAAGGAAATACAATCACGAGAAAG aaatGGGTTTCATTTATGCGTAATATGATGGATACCTTAATCAGATCTTCTGATAAGGACGAACCTGACATAGAACGACAAAAAAATGCAATGATGACTTCAGATCTTTGCGAAAATTTTGTCGCTGCTGCCTGCTTAAATGAGTCAATGCCATTCGACAATCAAACAAGTGAACTTG ATTTAAACGTGACTCGAATTTTCAGAGAGGAGATGTTTGGATTTGAGTTCAATGGGGGCGATTGGATTACGATTTCAGTTGACGATACTGATGAAACCAACG GCTCGGTAGTTATGGGAGTGAGATATAAAAAACTACATAGACTGTTTACAACTGCAAACAACACGAATAAAAACAG GACGATTAACACCAATATAATGTCAGCTTCACTATTTCCTCCTTCAAAAGCAGGATTGCTAAAAAATGTCACCTTGGTCTTTAAGAGCTTGAAG gaacaggttattcccgcgaaaagtatcatatttcctttgatgctgagatag